GGCGGTGTCGCCGCCCTGGGCGATCTACACACCAAAAAGGAGTTGCTTGACCAGGCCTATAAAACATCTTTTTCCACGGACAATCCGGAGGGGATCATCCCCACACCCGAATGTCTGGTGGACGGGAAATATGACCTGACCATCCCTGCACTTCTGGACCGCTGCTATACCCTGGACCAGAAGGTGGATGTGGATTACTACATTGGGGGCTGCCCGCCCCGTCCCGTTTTTGTGGAATCACTTATCCAATCCATTTTAAAAGGTGATCTGCCGCCTAAAGGGTCATGGCTCACCTCGGGCAAGGCCGTGTGCGATTCATGCAAACGCAATCCTGCCATAACAGGACACAGCCGTATTCCCGTGGGAAAAATCAGCCGGACCATTGACGGCCAACCTGATCCCGATATCTGTCTGCTCCAGCAAGGCTATATGTGTTTTGGCCCTGTGACCCAGGGCGACTGCACCGGGGCCTGCCTGAACGTAAATATCCCCTGCAGGGGATGCGGCGGACCCATTCCGGGCATTAAGGATTTTGGCGCACGCTGCCTGACCACCATCGCCTCAAGCATGGAGGGGGATGATGTGGCAGAGCAGTTCATTGAAAAATATAACAACATGGCAAAATTGTTTTATCGCTATTCCCACACCGCAGGGAAATTAAACCATGAAGTTGCGGGACTCAAGGAAAAGTAAGCAAGGAGCTGCTCGATGAGAAAGATTGAAATTAATCCGATCACCCGATTGGAAGGTCACGGGAAGATAGCCATTTTCCTTGATGATGACGGCAATGTAGATGACGCGTTTTTCCAGACCGTGGAATTTCGCGGGTTTGAAAAGTTTTTACAGGGCATGCCCATGGAAGAGGTGCCCAGAACCGTCTCCACGATCTGCGGTGTTTGCCGGGGCGTGCACTATATGGCTGCCACGAAGGCTGCCGACGGTGTGTTCGGCGTTGAGCCCACCGCTACGGGCCGCAAATTGCGGGAACTGTTTTTCAATGCCCATTATGTGGAAGACCATGCGGTTATTTTGTACGCTTTGGGGTTACCTGATTTTGTGGTGGGCACCGAAGCTGAAGCTGCCCAGCGCAACATTGTGGGCCTGATCAACAAGGTCGGCGTGGATGTGGGGCGTGACATTTTGCGCAAACGCGGCCTTGCCGTAAAAATATTTGAACTGCTTGGCGGAAAGCACAGCCATGCAGTGGCAGCGCTTCCCGGCGGCTGGTCTAAACGGCTGACCGAAGAGGAACGCAAACAGGTTGAGCTGTGGTCCCAGGAACTGGTTGAATTAGGCGAGCTGACCCTTAAGGTGTTTGACGACATTGTTCTTCAAAATGAAGCCTACATGGACCTGATCATGGGCGATGTCTACAAGGTGGAAGTGGGCTACATGGGCTCCGTCAATGAGAAGGATGAAATCACCTACTATGACGGTACCCAGAAGATCATTGATGCCAAGGGTAATCTGGTGGGCACATTCACCGGCAAAGAGTACCTGGATTTTATTTCAGAACGGGTTCAGCCCTGGACCTATCTGAAATTTCCCTACCAGAAAAAACTGGGAGACTGGAAAGGTATTGTGGAAGGTCCGGACACCAATTGTTATGCCGTGGGACCAATGGCCCGGTTTAACCTGGTTAGAGGGATGGACACCCCCAAAGCCCAGAAGCATTTTGAAAAGTACCACGCCGCATTTGGCGGCAAACCCGTGCACAATATCCTGGCCTACCACTGGGCCCGGGCCATTGAGATGCTTAATGCCGCTGAAAAGTGCCTGGAACTTTCCCGTGATCCCGAGATCACAGGGGCGGATACCTGGAACAAACCTACCACCTGTCCCGGTGAAGGTGTCGGCGTCATTGAGGCGCCGCGCGGTACCCTGATCCATCACTACTGTACGGACGACAAGGGGATTGTATCCGATGCCAACCTGATTGTGGCCACCACTCACAACAATGCCCCCATCAACCTGGCTGTAAAAAAAGTGGCCAAGCACTTCATTAAAAATGGTGAAGTCGGTCCCAACGTACTCAATTATGTTGAAATGGCGTTCAGACCCTATGATCTTTGCCTGGCCTGCGCCACCCATGCCGTCACCGGCGCCCAGTTGCCCGTCCAGATCGATGTGTTTGACAGCAAGGGCGGGTTGTATAAAACGCTGACCAACTTTTAAGACGCGTTTGAACAAACCAATAATGATAAACGGTACACGGTGTTACATTACGGCCGTGTATCGTTAATTTAAAAGAGACAAACATGAAAAATAAAACCGTTGTCATTGGGATCGGAAATCCCTTTTTGCAGGATGACCGGGCAGGCGTTGTGGTCGTTGAAAAATTGGAAGAGATGGGCGCACCCTGTGATACCGATATCGTTTTAACCGTGGGCTTTGAGGTTATGGATAAAGTCAAGGGTTATGACAAAGCCATTATCGTGGATGCCTGTATGTTGGGTAAGGAGCCCGGCTCCATTCTTGAATTGTCGGTGGATGATATTTTTTCCACCCACAGTCTGGCCAACTCCCATGCCGTCACGCTCGGCACCACCTTGAAAACCGCCACGATGTGTTTTCCCGATGAGATGCCCGCCGATATGACCCTGATGCTCATTGAGGTAAAACATATTAAGGAGTTTACCCAGCAAATGTCCGAACCCGTGGAAAAGGCGGTGGATCAGGTGGTGGAACGTATTATGGCCGTTCTTGACACCTCCATGACTGTTTGAAAGATTGTAACTTATTCTAAAAATGATTAATTTTTATCATTGGATATATTTTTTTAAAGCGATTTCAATGGCGCGCGCGCGGTGAATTTGTTCTAAGCGCTAAGTTCTGATTTTACCACAAAGCACACGAAGTTCACGAAGAATTTTCTTCGTGAACTTCGTGTGCTTTGTGGTTTTATGGCTTTAGGCCGGTATAATGCACTAAATTTAGAATCAATTTACCCGGCAATGGCGCGCACTGTAGTTGAAATTGCACGCAAAAACGTGGTAGCCTGCGTCCTATATGTTTCGCACCTGATTTAAAAACATTTTAAACGATTTCTTATTATTCTCAGGTGCCACCATAACCCGAGGATAAATTTGAAAAAAATTTTCCATTTTCCGCCTGGCGTTTTCATAATCATTCTGATTTCCATTATAGGAAATGTCGGTTGCCATCCAGGCACGGCCTTTGGAAAACATCCCTCTGATCTGCTCTTTTTTTCCACCCAGTTGACCCCGTTTGACGAGGCCGAGAAAATGCGCAACATGCTGCTGAAAGGGTTTGGAAAAAAGGTGATGTTTAAGCCCGAGGATAACAGGCTGGTTTTTGAAAAGGTTATTGCCGGCTCCGGCGGTGACCGGCCGGATTTGATCGGCGGCAGTCATGGCGATTTTATTTCTTTAAAATCCCACAGTATTTTAATGGACCTTTCTTCATTCGGCACGTTGTGGGAAAAAAATAAAATCCTTGGAAAATATGTTGATATGGCGAAAATTGACAAAAATTTTCAGTACTATATTCCCTGGATGCAGGCAACCTATGTCATGGTTGCAAACAAAAAATCTCTTTCGTTTCTGCCCAAAGGTGCGGATATTAATCATCTGTCATTTGAACAGTTATTTGTTTGGGCAAAAAATATAAAGAAAATCACGGGTAAAAACCGATTAGGTTTCCCCGGTGCAAAAAAAGGGCTGATGCATCGGTTCTTGCAAGGATGCTTATACCCGTCATTTACCGGTGGTATGGTCACCGGAATTGACACCCGTGACTGCATTGCCATGTGGCGCTATTTTAAAAAACTGTGGGGCTGTGTGAACGAGTGGTCCCTTAGTTTCAGCCATATGGAGGAGCCCCTCCTGTCCGATGAGGTATGGATCGCATGGGACCATACCGCAAGGCTTATCAATGTGTTTAAATCAAGGCCTGATGATTTTATTGCATTCCCCTGTCCGGCCGGGCCAAAAGGCAGGGGGTTCATGGTTGTACTGGTCGGACTGGGCATCCCCGATTATGCTGAAAATAAACAGACGGCAGTGCAATTGATTCACTATTTAACCAGTCCGGCCGTCCAGTATCAAATGCCTTCCAGTATCGGTTTTTTCCCTGTGGTCAATGCCAAGGGGGGCATGAATATGTCAAAGGGGATGCAGAACATATACAATGCAGTTCTCAAACAGTCCGCAAGCAGCGATGCCATTATGGCAATGCTTCCTTCTGGTCTTGGACGTTTCAATGAAGCGTTTAATACATCCTATCTTGTGACTTTTTCACAGATCGTGCTCAGGAAAAAAGATATTCCTTTGGTTGTGACCCGACAGATAAACCGGCTTGAACAACTCTTTGAGTTGACCCATGCGCCCTGCTGGCCACCCGATGGCTACAGCGCCGGGCCGTGCAGGGTAAATTTGACGGGTGAAATTTCCGGGCGCACGACCAATGAATAAGAAATTATTTAATATTATTTTTTCTATTTTTGCTTTCTTTGGTGTTGTGGCGGTTATCGGCAGTGTGTTTGTTTTTAACATTCTTCAGGAAATTGAAACCGGCCTGCCCGTGGATATCATTGCCCAGCATCGCGGCATAACCAGCCTGATAAAGAGTCAGTCCGATTTATTGACCAGTTTGGAGAAATTGGCTGTTGATCCTTCTTTCATCAATCTGGATGAACTGACCCTGGCCCTTGATGTGGCGGACAGCACTCTGGCTTCCTATGAAAAAAGTAAAAATCAAAACCAGATTAGACAAATGGAACAGATCTGTCTGGCGTTTAGGAATATTTTGAAAGATATTGATCAACTGCAGACAGCATCCCCGGTGGTTAATACGGTTTCCGCCGCCCATCTTGCCATCCGTCTGACCAATGCCCTTGATCTTGTTCGCAATGTTTATATGCAAATAAGCCGTGATACCCATATGCTTCTATCAGGACAGGTGAAGCAGG
This window of the uncultured Desulfobacter sp. genome carries:
- a CDS encoding F420-nonreducing hydrogenase, which codes for MADKLKTAFLLAGGCAGCEMSVVDMSENLVGALDALDIVFWAPTVADVKYKDLEEMEDNSIDLAFVDGMIRNSENEHTVKVLRDKAKILVAFGACASLGGVAALGDLHTKKELLDQAYKTSFSTDNPEGIIPTPECLVDGKYDLTIPALLDRCYTLDQKVDVDYYIGGCPPRPVFVESLIQSILKGDLPPKGSWLTSGKAVCDSCKRNPAITGHSRIPVGKISRTIDGQPDPDICLLQQGYMCFGPVTQGDCTGACLNVNIPCRGCGGPIPGIKDFGARCLTTIASSMEGDDVAEQFIEKYNNMAKLFYRYSHTAGKLNHEVAGLKEK
- a CDS encoding Ni/Fe hydrogenase subunit alpha; its protein translation is MRKIEINPITRLEGHGKIAIFLDDDGNVDDAFFQTVEFRGFEKFLQGMPMEEVPRTVSTICGVCRGVHYMAATKAADGVFGVEPTATGRKLRELFFNAHYVEDHAVILYALGLPDFVVGTEAEAAQRNIVGLINKVGVDVGRDILRKRGLAVKIFELLGGKHSHAVAALPGGWSKRLTEEERKQVELWSQELVELGELTLKVFDDIVLQNEAYMDLIMGDVYKVEVGYMGSVNEKDEITYYDGTQKIIDAKGNLVGTFTGKEYLDFISERVQPWTYLKFPYQKKLGDWKGIVEGPDTNCYAVGPMARFNLVRGMDTPKAQKHFEKYHAAFGGKPVHNILAYHWARAIEMLNAAEKCLELSRDPEITGADTWNKPTTCPGEGVGVIEAPRGTLIHHYCTDDKGIVSDANLIVATTHNNAPINLAVKKVAKHFIKNGEVGPNVLNYVEMAFRPYDLCLACATHAVTGAQLPVQIDVFDSKGGLYKTLTNF
- a CDS encoding hydrogenase maturation protease, which translates into the protein MKNKTVVIGIGNPFLQDDRAGVVVVEKLEEMGAPCDTDIVLTVGFEVMDKVKGYDKAIIVDACMLGKEPGSILELSVDDIFSTHSLANSHAVTLGTTLKTATMCFPDEMPADMTLMLIEVKHIKEFTQQMSEPVEKAVDQVVERIMAVLDTSMTV
- a CDS encoding ABC transporter substrate-binding protein; the protein is MKKIFHFPPGVFIIILISIIGNVGCHPGTAFGKHPSDLLFFSTQLTPFDEAEKMRNMLLKGFGKKVMFKPEDNRLVFEKVIAGSGGDRPDLIGGSHGDFISLKSHSILMDLSSFGTLWEKNKILGKYVDMAKIDKNFQYYIPWMQATYVMVANKKSLSFLPKGADINHLSFEQLFVWAKNIKKITGKNRLGFPGAKKGLMHRFLQGCLYPSFTGGMVTGIDTRDCIAMWRYFKKLWGCVNEWSLSFSHMEEPLLSDEVWIAWDHTARLINVFKSRPDDFIAFPCPAGPKGRGFMVVLVGLGIPDYAENKQTAVQLIHYLTSPAVQYQMPSSIGFFPVVNAKGGMNMSKGMQNIYNAVLKQSASSDAIMAMLPSGLGRFNEAFNTSYLVTFSQIVLRKKDIPLVVTRQINRLEQLFELTHAPCWPPDGYSAGPCRVNLTGEISGRTTNE